A stretch of DNA from Gimesia chilikensis:
GGTCCGCCCCGGCTTCATCGACACCGCGATGCACGCCAGCGGCGGCGAACCGAATCGCATCGAACGGGTCAAAGCACAGGTCCCCCTCAAACGGGGCGGGACGACAGAGGAGGTTGCGTTTGCGATATTGTGGCTGTTGTCAGATGAATCTACCTACACCACCGGCAGCTTCATTGAAATTGCGGGTGGGAGATAGACAACCTGCTGCAGCTTGACCGTTTACTCCCCTCACCCTGTCGCGGAATTCAGTCTATCCATTCCAACAGCGACTACGATAGACTGCAGGCTGACACGCCCGCTCAACTCGAATCAGGAACGCCATATGCTTTGTTCAGCCAAGTGAATGCTACTGGCACTATTGACGTGCTGAGTTATTCGATTTGGCCTGCCAGCCATTCGCCCCCATCCTCAATGCTCATTTCCGCATAGATTCTGCCAAGCTCTCGTTGCCCTTTAGCGAGGGCGATACATGAAGCCGCACACCGTGTTGTAAGCTCATCCCACTGCCGCTGTGGATGCTGCGAGAGTACAAGTGGCATTGATGCGATGGTCTGCATATAGTCCTCCTGTAATTCCGCAGGGATGTCTGGACCATCCGGTCTGGCTAATTCAATCTCAGAAATGAGTGCAACTGAATTCCAGTCAATTTCAGAGCTGTTACGAATCAAATCCGCAAGATACGGAACTGCTGCATACGAGACCTCACCAATCTCACCCTGATACACGAGGTAATTCCAACATTCATCCCAAAGTTGTTTAGTCGGACCTGATTTCAAAAGCTGACCTAGCATCGATGCCACATCGAAGTCAGCACCGATAGCTGTCTTATACGAACGCCATCTTGGATCATCTAACGATAACATCTGCCTTCGTCCTGCTGTTGAGAATTAAAATGTGCCGGGAAAGAATGGTACAGTCAATTCGAAACGTGTTTCAAGTGGTATTGTTGAATCCTGGAGTTTCGGCCTCGGCTGATTGCGAAAGGTAAAATTGTTGAGACACTATTTCAACGACTCGAAAGAGAACGTAAAATGAGAGTTTCTGAGCTTCCTGGAGTTAATACTCCGCCCAGGCGATTTCTTCCTGAATTTTATCCCCATGTTGTTCGGAAACAACTTGTCCCGAAAAAATGAATCTGAGTTCTGGATACGAAGACCACAATCGGATGAACCATAACTGGCCAGCGATTCCCTGTGTAAGATGATGGGTTGTGGCATTCTATGTGGACTTTTTCAGTTCCGTTCTCAACCGGATTCTGAAATTGAATTAGAGAGAATGGGGATGGTGTTTAGCGCAACACTGGTGGGTGAGGTCGTTTAATATGCAGACAGTCGCGAAGCATCGGTCAGTGAATACATTTTTCGAGGATGACTATCAGGCAACCGAAACGGCTAATGCCCTGCGGCTAATTTTCTTACATTGATTTGAGTTGATCAGCTTGATTGGGACAAGTACCTCAAGATCGCATGTAATTATGCGTACTTACCTCGACACTATTGTCCAGCCGCATATTCAACTGGGAAAGACTTAGAGCATCTTTTCGCCTTTTCAGTTACAGTCACCTTTTCGTCCCTCTTTTCCGGTCCAATTGAGAATCGACAGAACTCCTGATAGATTGTGTGATAATTAATTTGTGTGTATCAACCATCCACTGTGAATAGAACACCGATGTTTGAATCGAATACCGCCGTGATTATCATCTTCGTCGCAGTTGCAGTTGTACTGGTGGCTGTCCTGTCGCTGTTGCGACAACACGGTGTTGTGCAGGCTGGTGTCGCCAACCGGCTTCGTACCCTGGCACTGGAAAACGCCGATTACACAATCTTTATTGGTATACCTGTAACTGCGCCAGCAGAGTGGGATACTGTAACCGAGGTCACGGACAGCACACTCTACCTTCAGGACGGTAATGCTATCCCGTATTCCCGTGTTCGCGCATTTGCTGTCGCCTACACTAACGGCCAGCTTGTTGATGCCGAACTATGTGGACTCCCGCTGCCACCAGGTACTTCAGGACTTTTGCCCTCGCGGAAAACTGACGACGACATTCTGGAAGCTGATGATCTCGTCATCGGCAGGAACTATATTCGGATCACCTATGGTGCCTGCCCGGCACATCCCAACAGCCCGGATCATTATGCAACGACTCTCACCAACATCTCCAATGAACCGATCCGAGTCGAACGATTTGCGGGATATACTAAGACGAATGCAGGCTGGCGGCTCTCCACCGTCACTAATTCATTCTTCAGTGCAGAAGAGTTTCAAGAGTGGTACGGACTCAGGAACAGAGCGTGGATTATGCCAGGTAAATCAGTGACTGACCCGAATAATTACGGAGCCCGTCCTGTGTTATGGGCTTATTACTGCCGTTCCGAATCTGGTAAACGCTTCATTGTCGGTGAGTCCCTGGAATAGGTGTCTGAAAGGTGAGGGAGATTTTGATTTAATTCCCGCTACCACCCTCCCGCCTCGCGTAAAAAAAGCAGGAGTCCCATGCGGGAAGCTCCTGCTTTGAATGCTTTGCAGCGGGGAAAGACTTAGAGAGTCTTTTCGCCTTTCTTCCAGTTACAGGGAACGTTTTCGCCTGTCTGGAGTGCGTCGAGTACACGCAGTACTTCGTCGACGTTACGTCCAACGCTCAGCGGGTGGATGGCCAGCCACTGGCAGACGCCTTCCGGATCGATCAGGAAGATACCACGCAGTGAGATACCGAGTTCTTCTTTCAGAACGCCGTAGTCGCTGGAGAGCTTGTGAGTTCCGTCAGCGAGCATGGGGTACTTGAGGTCGGCCAGCTGGGGATCAGCGTCGCACCAGCCTTTGTGGGAGTACTTACTGTCGGTGCTGGCGGTCAGCACCTGGCAGTTCCGTTCTTCGAACTTGCCGAGGGCTTCGTTGAATGCAACCAACTCAGTCGGGCAGACGAACGTGAAGTCCAGGGGATAGAAGAACAGGCAAACCCATTTGCCTTTGAAATCTTCCAGTTTGTAATCCTTGAAAGAATCGGAGGTGCGATCGTAACCCTGCAGTGCGAAATCGGGAGCGGGCTGCATTACTTGAGCTGTCATTAGTCTTGTCTTACCTTCAATAAACGGTGAATCGAAATGTTTTTAAAATACAAGACACGGGCTGCCTGTCTGCAGGATCAACCCGTGTCATGAGCGTCAGTTTTAGAGACCAGCTTTGATGACGGAAAGTGAACCGGGAGATTTTTCCGGATCTTTTCCCTGAGTTCCAAAGGTGCTCAGATACAGGTTGCCTTCCTTGTCAAAGGCGATGGCTGCGGGCTTGTCGAGAGTGACAATCTGCTCGGCAGTCACTTTGTCGCCTTCGATTTTCAGTTCGAACAGACCGCCTTTGGCAGCGTCGACCCAGGAGAAATCGGTGGCGTACAGTTTCTTGGTTTTGGGGCTGTAAGCCAGGCCGGCGATGTCGCTCAGGCCGGTCTTCAGGCTCTTGGTCAGCTTACCGGTTTTGGGATCGTAGAAGGTCAGCAGCGAATCGCCGGCGACGTTGACTTCACCCATCTGACCGACGACCAGTTCTTTGCCGTCGAGGGTAAAGGTGATCGGTGCGGGAGCATCAACGTTGGTTGCGGTTTTGGTTTCGATGCTGGGTTCCAGCGGACCGGCTTTGCCGTCTTTGACAACCGACTTGGCGACCCAGCCTTTGGTGTCGTCGCCGTTACAGGTAACGAAGATCGCACCGTCGCCGAAAGCGACGCCGTAGAAGTTACCTTCGCCTTTGGCAGACTTGTCGCCGGCTTTGATCGGTCCCAGAGTCTGGGCAGCGGTGTCTTCTTTGACCCACTTGGCCAGTGGCTTGTCACCGACTTTGTAGATGCGAACCAGTTCTTCACCATCGGGACGGCTGCCGTCACCGACGACCAGCATGTCCTTGCTCATGAAGGTCAGGCCCAGGGGTCCGATGTTGTACTTGGGACCTTTGCCGTAGACATCGGTCGGGTAAGCGTCGATTTCGAGATCGACGGTTTTGCCTTTGGGGTCGTAACGGTAAACACCGTAACGGCTGGCAACGAAGACGTGTCCGGTGCCTTCCTGGATGGCGATCCCGCTGGGGCTTTCCAGGTTGGTGACCAGGGTTTTGACGGTCACGGCCGGCTTTTCAGGTTCTTCTTTTTTGGGCTCCTCTTTCTTAGGCTCTTCCTTTTTGGGTTCTTCCTTCTTGGGAGCTTCTTTTTTCTCTTCCTTTTTGGGCTCTTCTTTTTTAGGAGCCTCTTTCTTGGGCTCTTCTTTCTTCTCGGCGGCTTTTTTGTCGTCGCCTTTCTTATCACCTTTTTCATCGGCGATCAGATGAGAACTTCCAAGTGTCAGGCAGACTGCGGTCAGGCAGTACGCGCTGAGTTTCAAGATTTGTTGTAAATTCCACTGCATGGTGTTCATCTTCCTTTGAAAAGGGGATTTTCAATTAGTTTTCCAAAAACTCATCCTGTAACGCGAAATGTCCGCCGCGATCTTACTTGGGTAACTCGGGCATCTTATGCTCAGGATAATTCGAACTGGTCAGGCCTTCCTTCATGAAGGTCACCAGATCATCCACTTCCTGCGGTGTTAAATTCAGCTTGAAAATCTCTTCATCGAGAAATTCGTTGGGAACACCGCCTTTATTATAGTGTTCCACGACTTCTTTCAAAGTCTTCATACTGCCGTCGTGCATGTAGGGTCCGGACTTGGCAATGTCCCGCAGCGTTGGCGTTTTGAAGCTGCCGGTATCGCCGCCGAGATTGCTGATGGTCTTGCGTCCTTCATCCGGTTTGTCCGCATCCATACCCACGCCGATGTTGTGAAACGCGTTGTCAGTAAAGTTGGGACCGGAGTGACAGGAACTGCAGGCCGCCCGACCGAAAAAGAGTTCCATGCCCCGCTGGGCCTCGGGCGAAAGGGCTTTCTTGTCACCGGCTTTGAAACGGTCGTAAGGAGCATCGCCGCAGAGAATGGTCCGCTCGTAAGAGGCGATGGCCTTGGCGATGTTTTCTTCAGTCGCATCGGAGCCGAAGATCTTCTGGAACTGTGATTTGTAGCCGGGGATCTTATTGATCCGTTCGACAGCTTCCGGGAGTGTCAGGTTCATTTCGATCGGGTTGGCGATCGGTCCGAGTGCCTGCTCTTCCAGGGAGCCGGCACGTCCGTCCCAGAAGTGGAAGTTGTTGTAGGCGGCGTTGATCACCGTGGGGGAATTGCGGCCCCCCTTCTGGCCTTTAAAGCCGGTCGCGAACTGATCGGCGTTGCTGTAACCCTTGCCGGGATCGTGACAGCTGGCACAGGAGATGGTGTTGTCCCGCGAAAGACGTTTGTCGAAATAGAGCTGCTTGCCGAGCGCGATTTTTTCCGGGGTCGGCGGGTTGTCTGCAGGGAAGGGAACCGGGGGCAGACCGGCGGGAACTTCGATGACGAAGTCCTCTGCCTGCGCAGCGACGGTACCGACGTGGATCAGCAGAGCGGCCGCTCCGCCTGCGATCAGGGTTCGCACGAATTTACGTTGTTTTTCCAGCGCCATTATCTCACCTCACTACGTGGACGACTTAAAAAAGCTGTATCGGGCGGATAACTGTTGTTGCAGTGAATGTGTGCACACAATTCACGACGGGAACGCTATGAAAATGGTGGTCCCGGAACAGAAAAGTTACCTCAATTCCATATTTTTAGTCGCTGCGCACAGGACTGCAAGTCACTATCGACGCTGAATTGAATTGAAAGTGAGATTTTCACAGGATTTACGACCGAAGGCATCAGCCGTAATTGCTTATTGTCCCTGAGCTTACCGGTGCCGATTCCAGCGGAGGGCCAGCGGAACAGTGGCGATGGGCGTCAGCGAAAGCGTACAGAGGGCGACCAGCGTGAGTTGACCGAAGAGATCCGTGTAATAGTAACCCGGATGCGGCGGTCGAGCAAAAAAGGCGAAGTAGATCACGACACCGACCACCCAGAGCACCAGGGCGGCGAATACGGTCGAGACCCGAATCAGCTGTTTGCGGCAGGCGACAAGATAGGCGAATGCTGTTCCTCCCCAGATTAACAATATAACACAGAGGAAGACTCCAAGCAGAAAGCATTCAAATACCGAAAATGATAAGATCACCAGCTGGCGAGAATAGGCGTCGCTCAGATAACTTCCGACACCGACGATGAGGGCAAAGCCTGCCAGGATTGATCCGATGACACCAAAGATAAACCGGGTGCGCCCCGTCCAGAACAGGGAGATGACATTCGCGGCGATGATCCAGAAGGCGAAGAGGTAGATGCATCCGTAGATCAGCAGGGTGCCTCCCACGCGGACCAGATTCCAGTCGAGCAGTGCCGGCCCTTTCACGAGTAAGAGGGTGACGATGGTCATCAGCAGTCCTGCTTCGGTCAATAGAAATATCGTCACCACGGACCTGACGAGGTTGCGGAACAGGGTGTAACTGAACTCGCGATCCGACAGAGGGGCGGTCGCCAGGAAGGCTTTCATTTCTTTCCGTCCCGGGACGCAGACACTTTCGCCAATCTGGAAGGCGGAGAGGATGGCCGCCAGCACGCCGAAGACGGCGACAATTACCAGGAATCCATCGGCCCATTGATGCAAGGTCGAACCGAAGCCGGTCATGGTGATCAGGTTGACCACCCAGACCGCGACTCCCGCCACCATGCCACAGTTGAGCACTGTCCGTTGACAGCCATCGCGCCAGTGCAGTCGCGAGAGTGAAGTACTGACGGAAAGGGTCTCGGACCGGCCGCTGGTTGCGGCGCCTGTTACGATCGATTCATACCAGTCTTGTAAACGGCGCCAGTGCGGGCTATGAGCGGCAAGTCCTGCGCGAACCCGCGCAAACTCCCTGGTACCGAAATACCAGGCGCCCACACTGACGACCAGGAGAGTCAGAAATTCGGAGAGCGTGACGTGTTTCCAGGAAATAGCGCGTGCCTGAAACCCTTCCGGGTAGTAGCGGGCCACAAACCACCAGCACATCCCGATGACCAGGCAGGTCCAGCAGACAATGCGGGTGAGACTGACGGCATACAGGCCCCAGTAAATCGCATGGCTGACCAGGATTACCGTCACCATGAACAGCAGCGGTCCTAACAGGGGCCAGTATTCGGAGAGCCAGTGCGCATCGAAAAACAGCAGTCGATAGGCGCCGTTAGTGACCAGTTGCAGCACGACGACGAGGCTGACGGTGGCCAGCATCATCCAGGTGGCGATCGGCGTGGAACGCACGGGCAGGCCCATACAGATTTTATGGGTGCCCTGGATGGCGTTATAACCGACGGCCAGAAAGAGAATCGACGAGAGAATCAGATACATGATGTTGACGCCGAACAGATCTTCCTGCGCAAACATGCGCCCCGGCTCCGCGAATACCAGCCGATACATTAACGGACAGAGCACCAGCGCCGAAACCGCGAGCAGCGCACCGGCCCAGGCCCGTTTCAGAAAGAGTCGGGTAGTCGTAACTAATGCGGCGTTCATCAAATGAGTCTCACTTTTAAGCATTTAGCGGTGACGGTTCCAGCGGAGGGCCAGCGGAATTGTGGCAAACGGTGCCAGCAGCAGTGCCAGCACAGCCGAGTACAGGAAAAAGAAAAACCACTGCGGCCGGCCCTGATACAAATAAGCAGTCTGCAGAATTCCCACCACGATCATCGTGACTCCCAGCGCGAACAGCAGACCGCAGCAGAGGGTTTTGCGTTTCGAAATCAATCCCTGATACAGGGCACCGGTGTAGGCGATCAGGGTGCCTCCCATGATCAAGGCATACACGAGCATTAACATGGCGACGACGATGAACCGCGACAGCATAAAATCGCGGAAGATGGTTTCGAGCAGATTAATCGTGACGATATAAAAGATGAGTCCGCCGAACACGACACCGACAGTGGTGTTGATGAACCAGCTGCGTCCCGTCCAAAGCACCGAGACCGCATTCCCGGCGAGCAGCCAGAACCCGGAAAACGCCAGCAGTATCTGCGCCAGATACTCTTTTTCGTTAATCAGCAGTCGGCCGAGCTGTTTCGCCAGGCCTGGTCCCCAGAGCAGCGAGTTGATCGTCAGGCTGAGCAGTAGCGCACCGAAGATAATTGCCAGCGTGCAGAGACAGGTTTTGATCAGATTGCGAAACAGCCGCCGGATCAGTTCGGTATCTTTTAAAGGCGCGATTGCCAGGTAGCGTCGCATCTCCGCACGCCCCGGGTTGCAGATGCCGTCCCCCAGCATGAAGGCAACGAGGATGGACGAGATCAGACTGGTCATCAGCGTAATCATCAGGCAGCCCTGGGCGGCGTCGAGGATATTCCCCTGGCGCTGGTTTAACTCAGCCCCGATCGCGAATGTGATGCCCAGTTCCATGCAGCCAAACAGAAGTCCTGAGAAGATGACGGCCCGATGACAGGAATCCCGCCAGTGGAGTTTCGCGAGTGTATCGCTACGCGAGAGGGGAACCAGCGGCTGATCGGGAATTGCCCCGGTCAACAATGCGTTCCACCAGAGCAGCATGCGTTCCCACGCGGGGCTGGGAACGGCAATCCCCGCGCGGTACAAGGCAAAGGACCGCGTGCCCTGGTACCAGGCTGCGATGCAGACGATTTGCAGCGTGACGAATTCGCCCAGCGAAACCCGGCTCCAGGGAATCAGTTTCGCGTGGAAGCCTGCTGGATAGTAGCGGCTGATGAACCAGTAAAACATGCCCACGATCACCGCGGCTCCCACTCCCAGGCGGGTAAAGCTGGGGGCGTGCATCATCCAGAACAGGCAGTGTCCGACCAGGATCAACGAGACGATAAACAGTAGGGGGCCGAGCAGCGGCCAGTAGTCGGCCAGCCAGTGTTCGTCAAAAAACAGCATGCGATAGGCACCGCTGGTCAGCAGTTGTAACAGCACGACCAGTCCGACCATCGTGAACATCATCCAGCTGGCGATGGCTTTCGAGCTGACGGGGAGCGTGAGGCAGAGCTTCTGACAGCCCGACTGGGCATGCAGGCAGACTCCGAGGAAGCCGACCCAGGAGAGCCCGAGGTACGCGAAGTGGTAGCCGGTGAGGTCGTGGTCCATGTATTCCAGGTTCAGTCCCTGCATGCGCGTGAGCAGCACGAATGCCAACGGTCCCAGGATCAGGGTACCCACAGCGAGCAGCGCCCCAAACCAGGCCCGTTTACAGAACTGTTTTGTCGTTACATATAATGCGGTTGTCATCACCACACCTCAGGATTCAGGTTACGAAAAACACAACAACAATTTAGAGCAGCCCACATCACCGATGCCGATTCCACGAGACCGCCAGAGGGATCGTCGCGAAGGGGGCAAACAGCAGCGAGAGCATGGATCCGAGGAAGATCAGCTCTGCAATGCGATTGATGTCAACGCGATCGGGATACAAATACACCCAGGCCGTGACAGTACAGAGCATCCAACTGACCAGCGCAGTCCAGACCGTCCCGGGGGTAATCAGCATTTTTTTCGTGGCGGACCGGTAAGCAAACGCGGTCCCGCCCAGCATCAGCAGCGAATAGAACAGAATCAGAACCAACTCCACATAATGATGAAACACATAGTTCCTGGAAACCATGAGGACGCCGACAAAAAACAGAAAGCTGGCGGCACACAGTCCCAGCATCGTCCAGTAAAACCAAGTACGACCGGTCCAGAGAATGGAAATCAGATTCGCCCCGAAAAACCAGTAGCCGATCAACATGACCAGGGTGTAGTTCAACCAGAGACGGAACCAGTCGAACCGGTATGCGTCTGGCTGTAGTGCCTCCCTGCCATGCATTAGGTAGAGCAGCAGGCAGGTCAAGAACAGAATGACTTCAAACAGCAGGAAGACCGTTACGTAGGTCTTCACTACATTACGATTGAGGGTGGCGCCCAGGATGCGGTCAGATAAAGGAGCTTTGGCCAGAAAGGAGTTCATGCTGGTCCGTCCCGCGGCGTGCATGCCCCGCATTAACAACGCCGCGATAAAGACAGAGGCGATCCAGCTGAACAACAGCGTCATGCCGAAGTAGCTTTCGATGAGTTCGGGAAAGTCATTGATTCCCGGGCTGTGCCGATCGAAGGCGATGGTACTCTGGACGTTAATCAGCAGTACTGCCAGCCCGAGGACCACGCCGCCCATCACGACGGCCCGCTGACAGGTATGTCGCCAGTGATATTTGGCCAGCGCGGTTCGACTGGAGAGCGGCAGCAGCAGACCATGGGTATCGCTACCGGAAATCAGGGCCGACCAGAGTTGTTCGACGCGAAACCAGGTTTGACTGGGCGCCGCGGTCCCGGCACGGAAGCGGGCGAACTCCCGGGTGCCCTGGTACCAGGCTCCCAGGCAGACCAGTTGCAGCGTAACGAATTCGCCCAGGGTCACCTGTTGCCACATCACGAACGGCTTTTGAAAACCGTGCGGGTAGTAGCGTGTCAGAAACCAGGTGAAGAGTCCGCCGATCAAGCCGACGCTGAACAGGACCCGACTGAAGCTGGGGGATTTCAGACTCCAGTAAATCAGGTTCCCCGCCAGCGTCAAGGCGATCATAAACAGCAGCGGCCCCAGGACGGGCCAGTTGCGTGTGAGGGTCTCCGTTTCAAAATATAACAGGCGATAGGCGCCGTTGGTCACCAGTTGCAGGACGACGACGAGGCCGACCATTGCCAGCATCATCCAGGAGGCGATTGCCCGCGAAGAGATAGGGAGCCCGCGACACAACTGCTGACAACCGGTCAGCGCATGCAGGGCGACTGTGAGAAAGACGACCAGCGAGATCAGCTGATAAGCGAAGTAATAGCCGCGGAGATTGTCCGCCAGATGACCGACGCTCACCGCCAGCATCCGCGAGAGCAGCATGAAGAACAGTGGTCCGAGCACGAGAATTCCAACCGCGAGCAGCGCCCCCAGCCAGGCCCGTTTACAGAACTGTTTCGTCGTCACATATAATGCGGTTGTCATCACCACACCTCAGAATTCAAGTTACGAAAACACAACTACAATATTGAAAAGCCCACATCACCGATGCCGGTTCCACGAGACCGCCAGGGGGATCGTCGCGAAGGGGAGTACGGTGAAGATCATAAAGGCGGAAAACAAAACGCGGTCAATCAACAGATCGGTTTTCCAGAAGTTCCAGAAGACGATGCTGATGACCAGATAGAAGATGGTCGCCAGCCAGATGGTCTTGTGTGATATCAGTCCGAGACGGTGCGC
This window harbors:
- a CDS encoding peroxiredoxin — its product is MTAQVMQPAPDFALQGYDRTSDSFKDYKLEDFKGKWVCLFFYPLDFTFVCPTELVAFNEALGKFEERNCQVLTASTDSKYSHKGWCDADPQLADLKYPMLADGTHKLSSDYGVLKEELGISLRGIFLIDPEGVCQWLAIHPLSVGRNVDEVLRVLDALQTGENVPCNWKKGEKTL
- a CDS encoding DUF3810 domain-containing protein; this encodes MNAALVTTTRLFLKRAWAGALLAVSALVLCPLMYRLVFAEPGRMFAQEDLFGVNIMYLILSSILFLAVGYNAIQGTHKICMGLPVRSTPIATWMMLATVSLVVVLQLVTNGAYRLLFFDAHWLSEYWPLLGPLLFMVTVILVSHAIYWGLYAVSLTRIVCWTCLVIGMCWWFVARYYPEGFQARAISWKHVTLSEFLTLLVVSVGAWYFGTREFARVRAGLAAHSPHWRRLQDWYESIVTGAATSGRSETLSVSTSLSRLHWRDGCQRTVLNCGMVAGVAVWVVNLITMTGFGSTLHQWADGFLVIVAVFGVLAAILSAFQIGESVCVPGRKEMKAFLATAPLSDREFSYTLFRNLVRSVVTIFLLTEAGLLMTIVTLLLVKGPALLDWNLVRVGGTLLIYGCIYLFAFWIIAANVISLFWTGRTRFIFGVIGSILAGFALIVGVGSYLSDAYSRQLVILSFSVFECFLLGVFLCVILLIWGGTAFAYLVACRKQLIRVSTVFAALVLWVVGVVIYFAFFARPPHPGYYYTDLFGQLTLVALCTLSLTPIATVPLALRWNRHR
- a CDS encoding YncE family protein produces the protein MQWNLQQILKLSAYCLTAVCLTLGSSHLIADEKGDKKGDDKKAAEKKEEPKKEAPKKEEPKKEEKKEAPKKEEPKKEEPKKEEPKKEEPEKPAVTVKTLVTNLESPSGIAIQEGTGHVFVASRYGVYRYDPKGKTVDLEIDAYPTDVYGKGPKYNIGPLGLTFMSKDMLVVGDGSRPDGEELVRIYKVGDKPLAKWVKEDTAAQTLGPIKAGDKSAKGEGNFYGVAFGDGAIFVTCNGDDTKGWVAKSVVKDGKAGPLEPSIETKTATNVDAPAPITFTLDGKELVVGQMGEVNVAGDSLLTFYDPKTGKLTKSLKTGLSDIAGLAYSPKTKKLYATDFSWVDAAKGGLFELKIEGDKVTAEQIVTLDKPAAIAFDKEGNLYLSTFGTQGKDPEKSPGSLSVIKAGL
- a CDS encoding cytochrome-c peroxidase produces the protein MALEKQRKFVRTLIAGGAAALLIHVGTVAAQAEDFVIEVPAGLPPVPFPADNPPTPEKIALGKQLYFDKRLSRDNTISCASCHDPGKGYSNADQFATGFKGQKGGRNSPTVINAAYNNFHFWDGRAGSLEEQALGPIANPIEMNLTLPEAVERINKIPGYKSQFQKIFGSDATEENIAKAIASYERTILCGDAPYDRFKAGDKKALSPEAQRGMELFFGRAACSSCHSGPNFTDNAFHNIGVGMDADKPDEGRKTISNLGGDTGSFKTPTLRDIAKSGPYMHDGSMKTLKEVVEHYNKGGVPNEFLDEEIFKLNLTPQEVDDLVTFMKEGLTSSNYPEHKMPELPK